TTGGGCTTTGCGCATTGCTATATATGGATCTGGTATGCACCACAAGGCATTTTTACTCATGCCGGCTTTAATAGCTTCGTCTTTTATGTATTCGTAGAAATCTGGCGCCGTAACAATGCACTGATCGCAGGTCTCCGCGATTTTTGCTCCTATCGCGCGATGCGCGTCTTCCGCAGCACGACCAAGTTCAATCAAGGGATATATTATGCATATTTTTTTGCGGCCCTCTGATTCTTTTAGAATATCGAGCGCCGCAAACACTCCATCTGTGTTAGCTGAATAACTATCATCAATTATTGTAGTATGCTTGATACCTCGACGGAAATGAATTGCGTGCGGAGGCGTTTCAAGTGTTTTGCAGGCCTCGGCAATCTCTTTGTAGCTCATGCCAAGTCCGTGCGCTGCGCAAATAGCGCCGACAACATTCGTACCGTTATGCGCGCCGCTTAATGGCACCTCAATGGCGATTTTCTTTTTCTTGTCCCGTATTTCCACTGTCATCCTATCTTTGCCTTGGTGAATTTTCTGCGCAAAAATTGCAGCAGATGCGAGGCCTTCAGGTAAATTGGTCGCGTACAGACGTTTTGGTTTTTTGCAATTATCGTAGAGAGCGCGCGTGTACTGGTTGTCGCCGTTAAATATCGCGAGCCCTTTTTCTGGCAGTGATTCAATTAGTTCGTATTTTGCGCGCTGAATATTACGAAACGAACCAAAGAGCGACAAGTGCTGTTGGTTGATGCCGGTTAAAATACCGATTTGCGGCTTCACCATCGCGCAAATGTCGCGTATTTCTCCTCGCTTGTAAGCTCCCATCTCAACGATGAATATTTCATGCTCTTGCCTAAGATTTTTTATAATATGGCTTGCGATGCCAATCTCTGTATTGGTATTTTCCGGCGTTTTTAATACATTAAAATTATTTTCCAAAATATGCGAAAGAAATTCTTTCATGCTGGTCTTGCCGAAGCTTCCCGTAATGCCAATGACGAGCAAGTCTGGAGTAGATGCTAACTTTGTCTTGGCCCGAGCAACTATTTTTCGCTTCATGTAAAGCGATAATGGCCGAGCAGTACCCACAAAAGCTGTTGCAATAGCTGGAACCATTAAATCTGTAAAAAACAGAAGCGATAACGCGCTTGGAAGCGGCGACAACAGCCCAGCGATAACCATTACGAGCGCCGAGCTAAAAGTTAGACCAAGCAGAGACACGGCCTTTTTGGTAAATGTAGGCATACGAAGGCGATGGTCTTGATATGCTTCATACATGCGGTATGCCTGAAAACCATATAAGCCAATCCCGGCTAAAAGCATTACATAAGAGAAGAAAGATGCTAGCAATCCAAGCGCGGAAAACAAGAACAGCACTCCCACTGCCAGGGTTTTATAACTTAACAAAAGTTTTTTCGCGCTTGGTAGCTCGAAGTGAGCGCGCATGCGATCAAGCCGATATTCTTTTAATTGCCAAAGATATATCCAAAACAGCGCGTCTTTTACCACGCTTGTGATCCAAAGTATTCCGAAAATAAATAATAGGATTATTTCTACCATATTAAATATAAATACTAATCAAAACAATCTCAAATCGCAAAACTCAAATCGCAAATCTGCAACTCAAATCTTAAATCTACTGCGAAGATTTTAGATTTGAGATTCAGTTTTGAGATTTGCCATTTGAGATTTGAGATTATTATTTTTATGTTGTGCTATAAACTCCGCCATTGTTTGAGCCATTTCATGTGGCACCTCCAGGTTTATCGCGTGCCCTCTCTCGGGAAATACGTGCAGGCGTGAATCTGCAACTTCTTTTTGAATGATATACGCGTCGGCAAGCGGTGTTGCTCTATCGTTTTCTCCCCATAAAATTAGCGTAGGTAAGGTAATATGCCTCACGTATTTGCGCAAATTTTCGTTAATAACTTTTTTAAATGTTTCGCGCATGACGCCGTCTGTCTTGTAGTAATCTCGTTCCAGGGTAAATTTGTACCAGAGATTACGAACTATGGGTTTTAGGAAATGAAGCGGCGGCACGGCAAAAATAACATTGCCGATTTTTGTTGTTATCAGAAACATGCGCGTACGTACCGTGTGTCGACGCACTACTCCTGCCGCATCGCATAAAATGAGGGTGGAAACATTTTCTCCGTGCTTTGCGCCATAGATTATGGCAATTCTTCCGCCAAACGAATGTCCTACAAGAGTGAAATCTTGCAGGCCAAGCGACTGGATGAACTCGTATACAAACTCCGTGTATTGATAAATATCCCAAGGTTCTGACGGTGGAGGCGTTTCGCCAAATCCAGGCATATCAGGAACTATCGCTCTGAAGCCGCGTTCTGCTAAATCATTTTGCACGGCGCGCCAGTTGTTAGCGCGAGATCCCCATCCGTGAAGAATAACAATTACGGCTCCCGTGCCCAGGTCGCGGTAGAAGACGGGAATACCTTGAATGGTGATGTTTTTATCCATTACTTTCAGTTTATCATATTTATGCCTCTAAAATATCCCTACGTATTACTGAAACTAAGTTAATTACAAAGTGCAGATTATGAATCGTCGCCAGCCGATGGCCTAGAATCTCGCCCACTTTTAATAAATGCGCCACGTACGCGCGAGAATAATTTGTGCAGGTATAACAGGCGCAACCAGGCTTGCCCTGAGCGTAGTCGAAGGGCTCAAGCGGCTTTTTATCAGTCGCGAATTTAGCATTGCGCAAGTTGATATTTCCTTTCTTTGTATAAATTGATCCATTGCGGGCAAGGCGCGTTGGCGCGACGCAATCAAACAAATCTACTCCCCGCTTAATCGCTGGCATGAAATCAACCGGGTCGCCGATGCCCAAAAGATGCCGCGGTTTATTATCTGGCAAATGCGGAATTGTCCAATCAAGAATATTCCACATATCTTTCTTTGATTTGCCGAGCGAGCCGCCAATTCCAAATCCTTCAAATGGCAAGTCACCAATGAATTTTACGCTTTCTTCGCGCAAATCTTTGTATTCTCCGCCTTGCACAATGCCAAAAAGCGCTTGTGGCATTTTTGTTGCCGGACTTACTTTATTTTTTGCTTTAAGCGAGCGTATTGCCCATCTGTGCGTGCGTTCCATCGCGGTTTTGGTATATTCATAACTTGAAAGCGGCGAAGTGCATTCATCAAACGCAAACATAATATCCGCGCCGAGGTTTTGCTGGATGCGCAGGGAAATCTCCGGTGTCAGGCGGTGGCGCGAGCCATCAATATGAGAGACGAAATTAACGCCGTCTTCATCGATTGTCGTAAAAGATTTGTTGTCGGGGCTCGAGTTTTGTCGTTTCGTGGTGGTTGGACGAGGGTCTGGGCCACGAGACGACAAAACTCGAGCCCCTTCATCCGGAAAGATATTAGCGATTTTTCCCACGCCGTGCTCAATGCCAAGGCCCAAGCTAAATGCCTGGAATCCTCCGCTGTCGGTTACCAATGGCCCTCGCCAATTCATAAACTTATGCAGGCCGCCCAAACGTCGCATGCGCTCATCTCCCGGGCGCAGATACAAATGATAGGTATTAGCCAGCACCACGTCAGCGCCAAGAGTTTTAAGCTCTTCCGGAGTGAGGGTTTTTACGGCGGCGAGTGTTCCGACCGGCACAAAAGCAGGCGTATGAATAACGCCATGCGGAGTCGTAAAAATTCCCGCTCGCGCGCGGGATTTAGGATCACGTTTTAGGATGCGAAAGTTGAACATAAATAGATTTTACGTTTCAGTGTCTAGTCGTATAATATAACATGTATTTTACTAAAACAAAAGCCCCATAATGTATACGGGGCAATAACGATTACTTAATTAGAATAATAAAAATGAAGTGCCGGACTTTTTCAGCCCGGGGACTGATCCGCCTTTGGCGGAAATTTTAGTGAAATCTACTCATAGTATATCATGAAACCCCCCCCCCCCCCCAACAAAAGGTGTGGATAAGTCCCGGAGGACAGACTGACCGTCCTGGAGTGCTCGCTCATTTACTTCTTCAGATTTAACCGCCACGCCAATAATACGGGCGGAAAGAATTATAAATTTTATAAAACCATAAACATGCGTATCAGCGCGGCGCATTCGCGCCGCGCTGATACGCATGTTATATGCTTCATGACAGATTATCAATCCGCGCACGCGCCGGGTTTTGTGACAGTTTCGCCGGAAGAAATCTTTAGACAATAGGGCTTACCGCTCGCTTCGTCGTATAAGGTGATGCCCGATGGCTTGTCGGAACTTCCCATAGTCGCATTGCCCATATTTGCATTTTCAAATGCCGCGCTATCGCCTTTCACATTTTCAAATGTCGTCACCCCCTCAAACACCCACATCCCTCCTGCCTTTATCGTGCCGGTAAGGGAGGCAAGAGCTTCTTTGAGGTGGGAGGTAAGTTGCGCGAGCACTTGTTGAGCCAGCGAAATCGCCTGTCCTGACAAAGGAAGGGAATCGGATTGAAGGGTCGAAGGGACTTGTCCTGAGCCTGTCGAAAAATCGGCATAGGACGTATTTACAAACACCAATACCTTGCCTGTTCCTTCTCCATTGTATGATTCCAGCGCCATTCCAATCACTCTGCCCGCCGCAGTGGCTTTCATTGCTACTCCTGGGATTGAGGAAGAGGTAAGATAGTCCCCTGCTTGTATGGGTCCGTTCTCCATGGTTACCTTGACAGGCACGCGTCCTGTTAAGGCAACGGGCTGATGGTTGCCTTGCTGAAGCTGGCCAATGACAATGGCGGGGTTGGTGGAGATAATGCCGATGATGTTTGTCTGGTAGGCAGAGGTTGATTTAACGACCGTAGGGTTTTGTTCTGTGCTGGTACTGGATATTGACACAATGTCTCCTGGTTCTCCTTCTCCTTCCACCAGATACTCTTCGGCAAGGTCTCCGAAGAACTGTACTCCATTACTTCTATTTGAATTCAGCAAGATTGAAGTAGTAGATATGGCAAGACCAACTCGAAAAGAGCTAGAAGTTGTACTTATGCTGCCATCGCCTTGCGCGTAATATATACCTCCCAAGGTAAGCCCGGAGTGAACGGCAGATACTCCGGAAACAATGACTGATTCGGTTTGGCCGTTTGTTTTGCTGGCGCTGGCAATGCCAACAACAAGCCATCTTGGGGTAAGAATGTTCTCTAAGCCATACGAGGAAATGGTAGTTGCGCCGTTTGTCAGTCCCACAATGGCAGTGCCGTAGTTGGAGTTGCCGTTGTCCATATAGCTTGCCACAAAGTGAGTGGAGTCAAGGGCAGAGACGGAGGTGTATTGAGAAGTGGCTGCGTTAAACACGTTTTCAGCTCCATACGAGGAAATGGTGGTAGCGCCGTCTGTCAGCCCCACAATGGCAGTGCCGTAATAAGAGTTGCCATCGTCACTGTAGCTTAC
This genomic interval from Candidatus Spechtbacteria bacterium contains the following:
- a CDS encoding alpha/beta hydrolase; the protein is MDKNITIQGIPVFYRDLGTGAVIVILHGWGSRANNWRAVQNDLAERGFRAIVPDMPGFGETPPPSEPWDIYQYTEFVYEFIQSLGLQDFTLVGHSFGGRIAIIYGAKHGENVSTLILCDAAGVVRRHTVRTRMFLITTKIGNVIFAVPPLHFLKPIVRNLWYKFTLERDYYKTDGVMRETFKKVINENLRKYVRHITLPTLILWGENDRATPLADAYIIQKEVADSRLHVFPERGHAINLEVPHEMAQTMAEFIAQHKNNNLKSQMANLKTESQI
- the tgt gene encoding tRNA guanosine(34) transglycosylase Tgt; this translates as MFNFRILKRDPKSRARAGIFTTPHGVIHTPAFVPVGTLAAVKTLTPEELKTLGADVVLANTYHLYLRPGDERMRRLGGLHKFMNWRGPLVTDSGGFQAFSLGLGIEHGVGKIANIFPDEGARVLSSRGPDPRPTTTKRQNSSPDNKSFTTIDEDGVNFVSHIDGSRHRLTPEISLRIQQNLGADIMFAFDECTSPLSSYEYTKTAMERTHRWAIRSLKAKNKVSPATKMPQALFGIVQGGEYKDLREESVKFIGDLPFEGFGIGGSLGKSKKDMWNILDWTIPHLPDNKPRHLLGIGDPVDFMPAIKRGVDLFDCVAPTRLARNGSIYTKKGNINLRNAKFATDKKPLEPFDYAQGKPGCACYTCTNYSRAYVAHLLKVGEILGHRLATIHNLHFVINLVSVIRRDILEA